From the Exiguobacterium aurantiacum genome, one window contains:
- the gcvH gene encoding glycine cleavage system protein GcvH, with product MSKVPANLRYSKEHEWVEVNGSVARIGITDFAQSELGDIVFVELPEVGGTILLDEPFGSVESVKTVSELYAPISGKITAVNESLADSPELVNEAPFEGAWMIEVELNDASDVDKLMSAEEYEAMIQG from the coding sequence ATGAGCAAAGTACCTGCCAATTTACGTTATTCAAAAGAGCACGAATGGGTTGAAGTGAACGGAAGCGTGGCCCGCATCGGCATCACGGATTTCGCACAAAGCGAACTAGGGGATATCGTCTTTGTCGAACTTCCTGAAGTCGGCGGCACGATTTTACTCGATGAGCCGTTCGGTTCGGTCGAATCGGTCAAAACCGTATCAGAGCTTTACGCTCCAATCTCTGGAAAAATCACAGCGGTGAACGAATCACTCGCCGATTCACCAGAACTCGTCAACGAAGCACCGTTCGAAGGCGCTTGGATGATCGAAGTCGAGTTGAACGACGCGTCGGACGTCGACAAGCTCATGTCAGCCGAAGAATACGAAGCAATGATTCAAGGCTAA